One stretch of Saccharopolyspora erythraea DNA includes these proteins:
- a CDS encoding beta-galactosidase trimerization domain-containing protein — protein MRRNSAKVRVDGEPAVWLGANFWSRTGGPLMWRNYDPAVVRSELEVLAENGLRQTRSFFYWPDFMPEPDRIDEEKAAHFADFLDAHTEIGMTSIPTFIVGHMSGDNWDPAWRGGRDLYADVWLVARQAWFVERMSERFAGHPAVAGWLISNEMPIYGRLRHEPVAPAEHVLSWAQLMVQAVRAGGARQPVSLGDGAWGIEVTGVDNGFSVRDTGALVDFVGPHVYRMDSDPVRQHLNAAFVCELSAVAGKPVVLEEFGLSSDHVSAQNAGHYYRQTLHTSLLAGATGWLAWNNTDYDGLVAQEPYSHHPFEMHFGITDHTGAPKPPLLELDSFARTLDAVDFPRCSRTDTEVALLVSEYLEHGYPYAQADDRPLIFTTLRQGYVAAREADLPVGFVRERDGVEDCALYLLPCVKQVQGPTWLALRERVAAGSVLYLSYCAGEVEHHRGAWLPYLDETFGVEKQLAYGLVDAVEDEHVEFTFTEDFGGIEAGEVLRFRVGGNEHSRTFLPVVPRGAKVVATDAHGRPALLRHVTGEGQAVLCTYPLEHFAASNARVNPEPTYRIYAALAAVAGVRRPVVVDRPEVFADALVHEDGRRFAWLVGQNAEPITVTPRVEGSLHDLVTGAEVPEIELLPYGVRVLELRPSPELP, from the coding sequence ATGCGACGCAACTCCGCCAAGGTGCGGGTCGACGGCGAGCCCGCCGTCTGGCTGGGCGCCAACTTCTGGTCCCGCACCGGCGGGCCGCTGATGTGGCGCAACTACGACCCGGCGGTGGTGCGCTCCGAGCTGGAGGTGCTGGCCGAGAACGGCCTGCGCCAGACCCGCTCGTTCTTCTACTGGCCCGACTTCATGCCCGAACCCGACCGCATCGACGAGGAGAAGGCCGCGCACTTCGCCGACTTCCTCGACGCCCACACCGAAATCGGTATGACCTCCATTCCGACGTTCATCGTCGGTCACATGTCCGGCGACAACTGGGACCCGGCGTGGCGCGGCGGCCGCGACCTCTACGCCGACGTGTGGCTGGTGGCGCGGCAGGCGTGGTTCGTCGAGCGGATGAGCGAGCGCTTCGCCGGGCACCCCGCGGTGGCGGGGTGGCTGATCAGCAACGAGATGCCGATCTACGGCCGGTTGCGCCACGAACCCGTCGCGCCCGCCGAGCACGTGCTGAGCTGGGCGCAGCTGATGGTGCAGGCCGTCCGCGCGGGCGGCGCGCGCCAGCCGGTGTCGCTCGGCGACGGTGCGTGGGGCATCGAGGTGACCGGCGTGGACAACGGGTTCTCGGTGCGCGACACCGGCGCGCTCGTCGACTTCGTCGGACCGCACGTCTACCGGATGGACAGCGACCCGGTGCGCCAGCACCTCAACGCCGCGTTCGTCTGCGAACTGTCGGCGGTGGCGGGAAAACCCGTGGTGCTGGAGGAGTTCGGGCTCTCCAGTGACCACGTCTCGGCGCAGAACGCCGGGCACTACTACCGGCAGACGCTGCACACGTCGCTGCTGGCCGGGGCGACCGGCTGGCTGGCGTGGAACAACACCGACTACGACGGCCTGGTGGCGCAGGAACCCTACTCGCACCACCCCTTCGAGATGCACTTCGGCATCACCGACCACACCGGAGCGCCGAAGCCCCCGCTGCTGGAGCTGGATTCCTTCGCGCGCACGCTCGACGCGGTCGACTTCCCCCGGTGCTCCCGGACCGACACCGAGGTCGCGCTGCTGGTCAGCGAGTACCTCGAACACGGCTATCCGTACGCGCAGGCCGACGACCGGCCGCTGATCTTCACGACGCTGCGGCAGGGCTACGTCGCGGCGCGGGAGGCCGACCTGCCGGTCGGCTTCGTCCGGGAGCGCGACGGCGTCGAGGACTGCGCGCTGTACCTGCTGCCGTGCGTGAAGCAGGTCCAGGGACCGACCTGGCTCGCGCTGCGTGAACGCGTGGCGGCCGGGTCGGTGCTGTACCTGTCGTACTGCGCGGGCGAGGTCGAGCACCACAGGGGAGCGTGGCTGCCCTACCTGGACGAGACCTTCGGCGTCGAGAAGCAGCTGGCCTACGGGCTGGTGGACGCCGTCGAGGACGAGCACGTGGAGTTCACCTTCACCGAGGACTTCGGCGGTATCGAGGCCGGTGAGGTGCTGCGGTTCCGGGTGGGCGGCAACGAGCACAGCCGGACCTTCCTGCCGGTGGTGCCGCGCGGGGCGAAGGTCGTCGCGACCGACGCCCACGGCCGTCCCGCCCTGCTGCGCCACGTGACGGGGGAGGGGCAGGCGGTGCTCTGCACCTATCCGCTGGAGCACTTCGCGGCGAGCAACGCGCGGGTGAACCCCGAGCCCACCTACCGGATCTACGCCGCGCTGGCCGCCGTCGCGGGAGTGCGGCGACCGGTCGTGGTGGACCGGCCGGAGGTCTTCGCCGACGCGCTCGTGCACGAGGACGGTCGCCGCTTCGCGTGGCTGGTCGGGCAGAACGCCGAACCGATCACCGTGACGCCGCGGGTCGAAGGCTCGCTTCACGACCTGGTGACCGGAGCCGAGGTGCCCGAGATCGAGCTGCTGCCCTACGGCGTGCGGGTGCTCGAACTGCGGCCGTCCCCGGAGCTTCCCTGA
- a CDS encoding Scr1 family TA system antitoxin-like transcriptional regulator — translation MSGPTIRRRQLGRQLRQLRDAAGKSSRAAAEWLDVSQATVSKVENGKQAPKIAHVRLLLQLYGVESPRSEAILRLAREANQRGWWTAYGDTVPDWFRDYVGLETDATELWTYDAELIHGLLQTPGYIRAVTAAFNEESAGFDVECYVDQRQARQDRLTSSNPPRLFSVLSEGALRRLVGGREVMREQIQHLIELSKLPHVTFQVLPFEAGAHAAMVSPFTLLRFEEDPDMGAVYLENHQGALYLERPADVNGYVDTFERVRKVALTPKKTKDFLANLVLNL, via the coding sequence ATGTCCGGACCGACGATCCGACGGCGCCAGCTCGGCAGGCAGCTCCGCCAGTTGCGCGATGCGGCGGGCAAGTCCTCGCGGGCCGCCGCGGAATGGCTCGACGTGTCGCAGGCGACAGTGTCCAAAGTGGAGAACGGAAAGCAGGCGCCGAAGATCGCGCACGTGCGGCTGCTGTTGCAGCTCTACGGAGTCGAGTCGCCGCGGTCGGAGGCGATCCTGCGGCTGGCCCGCGAGGCCAACCAGCGCGGGTGGTGGACCGCCTACGGCGACACCGTCCCGGACTGGTTCCGCGACTACGTCGGCCTGGAGACCGACGCGACGGAGCTGTGGACCTACGACGCGGAGCTGATCCACGGCCTGCTCCAGACGCCCGGCTACATCCGCGCGGTGACCGCCGCCTTCAACGAGGAATCGGCGGGCTTCGACGTCGAGTGCTACGTCGACCAGCGCCAGGCGAGGCAGGACCGGCTGACCAGCAGCAACCCACCCAGGCTGTTCTCCGTGCTCAGCGAGGGCGCGCTCCGTCGTCTGGTCGGTGGCCGCGAGGTGATGCGGGAGCAGATCCAGCACCTGATCGAGCTGAGCAAGCTCCCGCACGTGACCTTCCAGGTGCTGCCGTTCGAAGCGGGTGCGCACGCGGCGATGGTCTCGCCGTTCACCCTGCTCAGGTTCGAGGAAGACCCGGACATGGGCGCGGTGTACCTGGAGAACCACCAGGGTGCGCTCTACCTGGAGCGGCCCGCTGACGTGAACGGCTACGTCGACACCTTCGAACGGGTGCGCAAAGTTGCGCTAACGCCGAAGAAAACCAAGGACTTCCTCGCTAACCTGGTGCTGAACCTGTGA
- a CDS encoding DUF397 domain-containing protein, with product MSDLARAEWRKSSRSGGNGGQCVEVAVTPTTVGVRDTKDRAGGTLVLSARCWAGFVSGVRDGRFDA from the coding sequence GTGAGCGACTTAGCCCGCGCCGAATGGCGCAAGTCCTCCCGTAGCGGCGGAAATGGTGGTCAGTGCGTCGAGGTCGCGGTGACCCCGACGACGGTCGGAGTCCGCGACACCAAGGATCGCGCCGGCGGCACCCTGGTCCTGTCGGCGCGTTGCTGGGCCGGGTTCGTCTCCGGTGTCCGAGACGGCCGCTTCGACGCATGA
- a CDS encoding tetratricopeptide repeat protein — translation MVPRQLPAAVRHFINRTVEQDALTTLLNGAGSDHTVLVSTIDGLAGVGKSTLVVQWAHQVRERFPDGELYANLRGFDPAAEPVTPGEALGGFVTALGVAPEAVPVAEEARAAQFRTLLHGRRMLLVLDNARNAEQVLPLMPGSPGCLVVVTSRQRLDGLVAHHGAQRLALETLTRDEGRRLLARYIGGERLEHEPEAVEALLHHCAGLPLALTLVAVQATAEPDVPLEELAADLRSERNRLDALDAGGETGIRAVFSWSYRSLSPQAARLFRLLGLPNSPDIGTGAAAAVAGTDHRGVRRLLAELCRAHLLTRRAGDRYVFHDLLRAYARERAHEDDSAQERTAAFERLLDHYLYTTYAANHRLEPTRPLPELDHVDQYLWRDFATYEEALDWWDAEHANVLSAVRQAVALRLPRGPWLSHAATFPFKLRGLVDEMKVSSADGLAGARESGDRPLQARLLSDLSTAYLFRGEFDASIRCRQSAAELFAELGERDWEALMHAVLGETFLEMGRYADAAASAREALRMQESADGKVIDPGGADAVLGLALAHLGEFGAAFPPLHRAYAVADQFGQGYALTNLGSAHFLAGDMENAVRTYRQAVQHRRDIGHEFGEAVCLNKLGEALRAWGEVEGARDAWQQALAILDGLGHPDAENVRENLDALDATES, via the coding sequence ATGGTGCCTCGTCAGCTTCCCGCCGCGGTACGGCATTTCATCAACCGCACCGTCGAGCAGGACGCGTTGACCACGTTGCTGAACGGCGCGGGAAGTGACCACACCGTCCTGGTGTCGACCATCGACGGGCTCGCGGGCGTGGGCAAGTCGACACTGGTCGTGCAGTGGGCGCACCAGGTCCGGGAGCGGTTCCCGGACGGGGAGCTCTACGCCAACCTGCGGGGTTTCGACCCGGCCGCGGAGCCGGTGACCCCGGGGGAGGCGCTGGGCGGCTTCGTCACCGCGCTGGGTGTCGCGCCGGAGGCCGTGCCCGTCGCGGAAGAGGCCAGAGCCGCGCAGTTCCGCACACTGCTGCACGGTCGGCGGATGCTGCTCGTGCTGGACAACGCCCGCAACGCCGAGCAGGTGCTGCCGTTGATGCCGGGTTCGCCCGGCTGCCTGGTCGTCGTGACCAGTCGTCAGCGACTCGACGGGCTCGTGGCCCATCACGGTGCTCAGCGGCTCGCCCTCGAGACCCTCACCCGTGACGAAGGTCGCCGACTCCTGGCTCGGTACATCGGTGGCGAACGCCTGGAGCACGAGCCGGAGGCAGTGGAGGCGTTGCTGCACCACTGCGCCGGGCTGCCACTGGCGCTGACCCTGGTCGCGGTCCAGGCCACCGCCGAACCGGACGTGCCGCTGGAGGAGCTCGCGGCCGACCTCCGAAGCGAGCGCAACCGGCTGGATGCGCTCGACGCGGGTGGCGAGACCGGCATCCGGGCGGTGTTCTCCTGGTCCTACCGCTCACTCTCCCCGCAAGCCGCTCGGCTGTTCCGCCTGCTCGGACTGCCCAACTCGCCGGACATCGGCACCGGCGCGGCAGCGGCGGTGGCAGGGACCGACCACCGCGGCGTCCGCAGACTCCTGGCCGAGCTGTGCCGCGCCCACCTGCTCACCCGTCGAGCGGGCGACCGCTATGTCTTCCACGACCTGCTCCGCGCCTACGCGCGCGAGCGCGCGCATGAGGACGACTCGGCGCAGGAACGCACTGCCGCGTTCGAACGTCTGCTGGACCACTACCTCTACACGACCTACGCGGCCAACCATCGACTGGAACCAACGCGGCCCCTGCCCGAGCTGGACCACGTCGACCAGTACCTGTGGCGCGACTTCGCCACCTACGAAGAGGCCCTGGACTGGTGGGACGCCGAGCACGCCAATGTCCTGTCCGCCGTCCGCCAGGCGGTGGCACTCCGGCTGCCCCGTGGCCCGTGGCTGTCACACGCCGCCACCTTCCCGTTCAAGCTGCGTGGTCTCGTCGACGAGATGAAGGTGAGCAGTGCCGACGGGCTTGCGGGCGCGCGGGAGAGCGGAGACCGCCCGTTGCAGGCACGGCTGCTCAGCGATCTCAGCACGGCGTACCTCTTCCGAGGCGAGTTCGACGCGTCCATCCGCTGCAGGCAGTCCGCCGCCGAGCTGTTCGCCGAGCTTGGTGAACGCGACTGGGAAGCCCTGATGCACGCGGTGCTGGGGGAGACATTCCTCGAGATGGGCCGCTACGCGGACGCGGCGGCCTCCGCGCGGGAGGCGCTGCGGATGCAGGAAAGCGCCGACGGCAAGGTCATCGACCCGGGAGGAGCGGACGCGGTCCTCGGACTTGCCTTGGCGCACCTGGGAGAGTTCGGCGCGGCGTTCCCGCCTCTGCACCGCGCCTACGCCGTAGCCGACCAGTTCGGGCAGGGGTATGCCCTGACTAACCTCGGTTCCGCGCATTTCCTCGCGGGCGACATGGAAAACGCGGTGCGGACCTACCGCCAGGCGGTGCAGCACCGTCGCGACATCGGCCACGAGTTCGGCGAAGCCGTGTGCCTCAACAAGCTCGGCGAAGCGCTGCGGGCCTGGGGTGAGGTGGAGGGGGCTCGGGACGCCTGGCAGCAGGCACTCGCCATCCTCGACGGGCTCGGGCATCCCGACGCCGAGAACGTCCGCGAAAACCTCGATGCGCTGGACGCCACGGAATCATGA
- a CDS encoding FAD-dependent monooxygenase, with protein sequence MKAIVLGGGIGGLATAVALDRAGWQVEVLERAPEFGEVGAGLAVLPNAMRALDSLGLGDPVRALAVDGAQAGVQDVSGRWLSRADAAELRRRYGEWAMVHRADLLEVLRAKVPAEALRPGVHVREVHADGTVVHSAGTSTADLVVGADGVRSATRRSLWEDAAPPRYAGYTTWRMISAPVPVREPVETWGRGMRFGYAPLADGRVYCYAVANAPEGSGGGLAELHERFAGWHDPIPALLAATEENAVLHHDTYELPCLSTYVRGSVVLVGDAAHAMTPNLGQGACQALEDAVVLGSAVRGVRTRAVLADALARYDRERRPRTQMVVRRSRRIGEVAHWSSPAAVALRDGAMRLMPRSTFVRSFAPILDWTA encoded by the coding sequence GTGAAGGCGATTGTTCTCGGCGGCGGCATCGGCGGACTGGCCACCGCGGTCGCCCTGGACCGGGCGGGCTGGCAGGTCGAGGTCCTGGAGCGGGCGCCGGAGTTCGGCGAGGTGGGCGCGGGTCTGGCGGTGCTGCCCAACGCGATGCGGGCGCTGGACTCGCTGGGGCTCGGCGACCCGGTCCGGGCCCTGGCCGTCGACGGGGCCCAGGCCGGGGTGCAGGACGTGTCCGGCCGCTGGCTCTCCCGCGCCGACGCGGCCGAGCTGCGCCGCCGCTACGGCGAGTGGGCGATGGTGCACCGCGCCGACCTGCTCGAGGTGCTGCGCGCGAAGGTCCCGGCCGAGGCGCTCCGTCCGGGAGTGCACGTGCGGGAAGTGCACGCGGACGGCACGGTCGTGCACTCCGCCGGAACGAGCACCGCGGACCTGGTCGTCGGCGCGGATGGCGTCCGCAGCGCCACGCGCCGCTCGCTGTGGGAGGACGCGGCGCCACCGCGCTACGCCGGCTACACGACCTGGCGGATGATCAGCGCCCCGGTCCCGGTGCGCGAACCGGTCGAGACCTGGGGCCGTGGCATGCGGTTCGGCTACGCGCCGCTGGCCGACGGCCGGGTCTACTGCTATGCCGTGGCGAACGCGCCCGAAGGCAGCGGCGGTGGGCTCGCCGAGCTGCACGAGCGCTTCGCGGGCTGGCACGACCCGATCCCGGCGCTGCTCGCCGCCACCGAGGAGAACGCCGTGCTGCACCACGACACCTACGAACTACCCTGCCTGAGCACCTATGTGCGGGGCAGCGTCGTGCTGGTCGGCGACGCCGCCCACGCCATGACCCCCAACCTCGGCCAGGGCGCGTGCCAGGCACTGGAAGACGCCGTGGTCCTCGGGTCGGCGGTGCGGGGCGTGCGCACCAGAGCGGTGCTGGCGGACGCGCTTGCCCGCTACGACCGGGAACGCAGGCCGCGCACCCAGATGGTCGTGCGCCGCTCCCGGCGCATCGGCGAGGTGGCGCACTGGTCCTCCCCCGCGGCGGTCGCACTCCGCGACGGCGCCATGCGCCTGATGCCCCGCTCGACGTTCGTCCGCTCCTTCGCCCCGATCCTGGACTGGACCGCGTGA
- a CDS encoding TetR/AcrR family transcriptional regulator: protein MSRRTELADAAITTLACEGMRGLTHRNVDRTAGLPQGSTSYYFPTRKALIEAVVERVTEVTVAVEPDLPTDLDELAVVIAGYVRELLTRGRDHQLACYELMLEATRRPELRELLTPASATIREMAADRLEAAGVTGSADRARDFVAFLDGLLLEQITGSGGRELDDAALRVTVRRMLTAVMS from the coding sequence GTGTCCCGTCGAACAGAGCTCGCCGACGCGGCGATCACAACCCTGGCCTGCGAAGGAATGCGCGGGCTGACCCATCGCAACGTCGACCGCACCGCGGGGCTGCCGCAGGGCTCGACGTCGTACTACTTCCCGACGCGCAAGGCGCTGATCGAGGCGGTGGTGGAGCGCGTCACCGAGGTCACCGTGGCAGTGGAGCCGGACCTGCCCACCGACCTCGACGAGCTGGCCGTGGTGATCGCCGGGTACGTGCGCGAGCTGCTCACCAGGGGCCGGGACCACCAGCTCGCCTGCTACGAGCTGATGCTGGAAGCGACCCGGCGGCCGGAGCTGCGCGAGCTGCTCACCCCCGCCAGCGCGACGATCCGCGAGATGGCAGCCGACCGGCTGGAGGCCGCGGGGGTCACCGGCTCCGCCGACCGCGCCCGCGACTTCGTCGCGTTCCTCGACGGCCTGCTCCTCGAGCAGATCACCGGCTCGGGCGGCCGGGAGCTCGACGACGCGGCGCTGCGCGTCACGGTCCGCCGGATGCTGACCGCGGTGATGAGCTGA
- a CDS encoding low temperature requirement protein A: protein MAEVPPLRARMLARDPREQHRAATPLELLFDLCFVAAVGQAAAQLHHGISEGHVAGTVLGYLMVFFAIWWAWMNFTWFASAYDTDDVPYRALTLVQMAGVLVLAAGVPAAFRDYDFTIATIGYVVMRVALIAQWLRAAREHPEGRPCTLRYAVGVGVCQVAWIGRLWLPDPWREIGFAVLVVAEMLVPVLAERRMQTAWHPRHIAERYGLFTIIVLGEVVLAVTAAIQEDVADGGWSAGLLEIGAGGLLMIFAMWWLYFKHTVSDHLRDSLTRAIAWGYGHYLVFGGIAAVGAGLEVVIDSHAHKAHLDTVGAALAVAVPLLVYLVVLSVLHVQLVHSGGLMVLATIVGGALLLLTAGMADTLTIEFATLLMGLEMVLVLIAGLVIQHTEPRTRELADRPA from the coding sequence TTGGCCGAAGTCCCGCCGCTGCGCGCGCGGATGCTCGCGCGCGATCCCCGCGAGCAGCACCGCGCCGCCACCCCGCTGGAGCTCCTGTTCGACCTCTGCTTCGTCGCCGCCGTGGGCCAGGCGGCGGCGCAGTTGCACCACGGCATCTCCGAGGGCCACGTCGCGGGCACCGTGCTCGGTTATCTCATGGTGTTCTTCGCGATCTGGTGGGCGTGGATGAACTTCACCTGGTTCGCCTCCGCCTACGACACCGACGACGTGCCGTACCGGGCGCTGACGCTGGTGCAGATGGCCGGGGTGCTCGTGCTGGCCGCCGGGGTGCCCGCCGCGTTCCGCGACTACGACTTCACGATCGCGACCATCGGCTACGTCGTCATGCGCGTCGCCCTGATCGCGCAATGGCTGCGCGCGGCCCGCGAACACCCCGAGGGCCGGCCCTGCACGCTGCGCTACGCCGTAGGGGTCGGGGTGTGCCAGGTCGCCTGGATCGGGCGGTTGTGGCTGCCGGACCCGTGGCGCGAGATCGGCTTCGCGGTGCTCGTCGTCGCCGAGATGCTGGTCCCGGTGCTCGCCGAGCGCAGGATGCAGACCGCGTGGCACCCGCGGCACATCGCCGAACGCTACGGCCTGTTCACGATCATCGTGCTCGGAGAGGTGGTCCTGGCCGTCACCGCCGCCATCCAGGAAGACGTCGCCGACGGAGGCTGGTCGGCCGGCCTGCTGGAGATCGGCGCCGGCGGCCTGCTGATGATCTTCGCGATGTGGTGGCTCTACTTCAAGCACACGGTGAGCGACCACCTGCGCGACTCCCTGACCAGGGCGATCGCCTGGGGCTACGGGCACTACCTGGTCTTCGGCGGGATCGCCGCCGTCGGCGCGGGGCTGGAGGTGGTCATCGACAGCCACGCGCACAAGGCCCACCTCGACACTGTCGGGGCGGCACTGGCGGTCGCGGTGCCGCTGCTGGTCTACCTGGTCGTGCTGAGCGTTCTGCACGTGCAGCTCGTGCACTCCGGCGGGCTCATGGTGCTCGCGACGATCGTCGGCGGCGCGTTGCTGCTGTTGACGGCGGGCATGGCCGACACCCTCACCATCGAGTTCGCCACGCTGCTCATGGGCCTGGAGATGGTGCTGGTCCTCATCGCCGGACTGGTCATCCAGCACACCGAACCCAGGACTCGCGAGCTGGCCGACCGCCCGGCGTAG
- a CDS encoding 3-hydroxybutyryl-CoA dehydrogenase, whose product MTKIERLGVVGAGLMGSGIAEVSALAGLDVIVVEVTDDAARAGRSRLWKSLNRAVDKGKITEQERDAAQSRLHFTTTVADLDDRQLVIEAIAEDAELKTRLFEDLDKIVSDPDAILASNTSSIPIAKLAAATERPAQVMGIHFFNPVPVLKLVELVPSLLTSEETVQRASAFATEQLGKQTIRATDRSGFVVNALLVPYLLSAIRMLEGGHATAEDIDNGMVLGCAHPMGPLALSDLVGLDTLKAIADSMHDEYKEPLYAAPPLLQRMVDAGLKGKKSGQGFYDYS is encoded by the coding sequence GTGACGAAGATCGAACGCCTCGGTGTGGTCGGTGCCGGTCTGATGGGTTCGGGCATCGCCGAGGTCAGCGCGCTGGCCGGGCTCGACGTGATCGTCGTGGAGGTCACCGACGACGCCGCCAGGGCAGGCCGGTCGCGGCTGTGGAAGTCGCTGAACCGCGCGGTGGACAAGGGCAAGATCACCGAGCAGGAGCGCGACGCCGCCCAGTCCCGGCTGCACTTCACCACCACGGTGGCCGACCTCGACGACCGCCAGCTGGTGATCGAGGCCATCGCCGAGGACGCCGAGCTCAAGACCAGGCTCTTCGAAGACCTCGACAAGATCGTCAGCGACCCGGACGCGATCCTGGCCTCCAACACCTCCTCGATCCCGATCGCCAAGCTGGCCGCCGCCACCGAGCGCCCCGCGCAGGTGATGGGCATCCACTTCTTCAACCCGGTCCCGGTGCTCAAGCTGGTCGAGCTGGTGCCGTCGCTGCTGACCTCCGAGGAGACCGTCCAGCGCGCGTCGGCGTTCGCCACCGAACAGCTCGGAAAGCAGACCATCCGCGCCACCGACCGCTCCGGTTTCGTGGTCAACGCCCTGCTGGTGCCCTACCTGCTCTCGGCGATCCGGATGCTGGAGGGCGGCCACGCCACCGCCGAGGACATCGACAACGGCATGGTGCTGGGCTGCGCCCACCCGATGGGTCCGCTCGCGCTGTCGGACCTCGTCGGCCTGGACACCCTCAAGGCGATCGCCGACTCCATGCACGACGAGTACAAGGAGCCGCTCTACGCCGCGCCGCCGCTGCTGCAGCGCATGGTCGACGCGGGCCTGAAGGGCAAGAAGTCCGGCCAGGGCTTCTACGACTACAGCTGA
- a CDS encoding alpha/beta fold hydrolase: MTPLDRNVIVDGVRIAYRYRGGDGPPLVLLHGTPSHSAIWRHVIPELEAGGHSVLAYDLLGFGESERPVDRDTSVTAQAGLLGELLTTLGIDRCVLVAHDIGGAIGQIFATSRPDRVDGLVLVDPVSYDSWPSETWRRVIRDHLGDYAAMPRQDFEAMLTRQLRMTVSGEMAEEVLETYLAPHRGPVGRVSFFEHQVRHYDSAPTERVAPLLGGLPMPVRILWGEDDRWQPVAYGERLASDIPHAELVTVPGAGHFLMEDRPHRVAEEILRFASRLSQSRSA; the protein is encoded by the coding sequence ATGACCCCGTTGGACCGCAACGTGATCGTCGACGGCGTCCGGATCGCCTACCGGTACCGCGGCGGAGACGGCCCACCCCTGGTGCTGCTGCACGGAACGCCGTCGCACTCGGCCATCTGGCGCCACGTGATCCCGGAGCTGGAAGCCGGCGGCCACTCCGTGCTCGCCTACGACCTGCTGGGTTTCGGCGAGTCGGAGCGGCCGGTGGACCGGGACACCTCGGTCACCGCGCAGGCCGGGCTGCTCGGCGAACTGCTGACGACACTGGGAATCGACCGGTGCGTGCTGGTCGCGCACGACATCGGCGGCGCGATCGGGCAGATCTTCGCCACCTCCCGGCCGGACCGGGTCGATGGGCTGGTGCTCGTCGACCCGGTCAGCTACGACTCGTGGCCCTCGGAAACCTGGCGGCGCGTCATCCGCGACCACCTCGGCGACTACGCGGCCATGCCGCGGCAGGACTTCGAGGCCATGCTGACCCGGCAACTGCGGATGACCGTCTCCGGCGAGATGGCAGAGGAGGTGCTGGAGACCTACCTCGCGCCGCATCGCGGTCCGGTCGGCCGGGTGTCGTTCTTCGAGCACCAGGTGCGCCATTACGACTCGGCGCCGACCGAGCGCGTCGCACCGCTGCTGGGAGGGCTGCCGATGCCGGTGCGCATCCTCTGGGGCGAGGACGACCGCTGGCAGCCCGTCGCCTACGGCGAACGCCTCGCGAGCGACATCCCGCACGCCGAGCTGGTCACGGTGCCCGGGGCGGGGCACTTCCTCATGGAGGACCGGCCGCACCGCGTCGCCGAGGAGATCCTGCGCTTCGCGTCACGCCTTTCCCAGTCGCGCTCCGCGTAG